A stretch of Myxocyprinus asiaticus isolate MX2 ecotype Aquarium Trade chromosome 42, UBuf_Myxa_2, whole genome shotgun sequence DNA encodes these proteins:
- the LOC127433069 gene encoding zinc finger protein GLIS3-like isoform X3 produces MSSAMLVQSLSPVSPTVQQTPNAPPHSLGLVVPFTDARSLLSRESLASTTLSIAETQSIRSSKLDWPYGYRVLPPLGLQPVPNQASEAADLNLVPGTSMSEATSISNPTSLPHYLFKDDTSSPRLSARSKKRALSLSPLSDGIGLDLNSIIRTSPTSLVAYIIGSRTSPASHPTLSPLQSDVCGHLLGIRGSCIPHPNPGKHVPKNVQTVNGARQLDSENFRMQQLEAVATVEDQFTNLMVEHQLLPEQEIQTATTSASNSLSPSIQLQFELAAIIRTPSPPRGPPPPYHAHQHVLRSHSELPAHVQSPAVSQGPSDSVRALPPTICSMLEEDEGEADDFNSGHCCRWLDCRVVYDQRDELVKHIEKIHIDQRKGEDFTCFWAGCPRKHKPFNARYKLLIHMRVHSGEKPNKCSFEGCQKAFSRLENLKIHLRSHTGEKPYVCQHPACQKAFSNSSDRAKHQRTHVDTKPYACQIYGCTKRYTDPSSLRKHVKSHSFKEQQARKKLRRSTEINQDGLTECLTIQPLQHNLSPLDLIETKHQSPTDDMYTGVFTVNQPSQTPNLHSAMQITAGPQTHQNHQNLLSPNGPHMPLPRLLQNNNSFVPCHLSGLGFPSCIM; encoded by the exons ATGAGCAGCGCTATGCTGGTCCAGAGTTTGAGTCCGGTCTCTCCAACTGTCCAACAGACCCCAAATGCTCCACCTCATTCTTTGGGCCTTGTTGTTCCCTTCACAGATGCCAG GTCTTTGCTGTCCAGAGAGTCTTTAGCTTCCACCACCCTCAGCATCGCTGAGACGCAGTCGATACGCAGCAGTAAGTTGGATTGGCCCTACGGTTACCGTGTTTTACCACCGCTGGGGCTTCAGCCAGTGCCCAATCAGGCTTCAGAAGCAGCTGATCTCAATCTTGTTCCTGGGACCTCCATGTCTGAAGCCACCAGCATCTCCAACCCCACGTCTCTCCCCCACTATCTCTTCAAAGACGACACAAGTAGTCCGCGTCTCTCAGCACGCTCCAAAAAGAGAGCCTTATCCTTGTCTCCTCTCTCTGATGGCATCGGCCTCGACCTCAACTCCATCATCAGAACCTCGCCCACGTCGCTGGTGGCATACATCATCGGTTCTCGCACCTCACCGGCCTCGCACCCCACGCTGTCACCGCTGCAGTCGGATGTTTGCGGGCACCTGCTGGGCATCAGAGGAAGCTGCATCCCTCATCCCAACCCTGGCAAACACGTTCCCAAAAACGTCCAGACTGTGAACGGGGCTCGCCAACTTGATAGCGAGAACTTCCGTATGCAGCAGTTAGAAGCGGTGGCAACTGTAGAAGACCAATTCACAAATTTAATGGTGGAGCACCAGCTTTTGCCCGAACAGGAGATCCAAACTGCGACAACCAGTGCCTCCAACAGCTTGTCGCCCTCAATACAGCTGCAGTTTGAACTGGCCGCCATCATCCGGACACCCAGCCCACCCAGGGGTCCACCTCCACCGTATCACGCCCATCAACATGTGCTAAGGTCTCACAGCGAGCTTCCGGCTCACGTTCAGAGCCCTGCAGTCTCTCAGGGCCCTTCAGACAGCGTCAGGGCCCTTCCTCCAACTATCTGCTCGATGCTTGAGGAAGATGAAGGTGAGGCAGATGATTTTAACAGTGGCCATTGCTGCCGTTGGCTCGATTGTCGCGTCGTTTACGACCAGCGAGACGAGCTCGTCAAACACATTGAGAAGATCCATATTGACCAGCGCAAGGGCGAGGACTTCACCTGTTTCTGGGCCGGATGTCCACGCAAACACAAGCCTTTCAACGCTCGATACAAACTCCTCATTCACATGAGGGTGCACTCTGGAGAGAAACCCAACAAATGCTCG TTTGAGGGTTGTCAGAAGGCGTTCTCGCGACTCGAGAACCTCAAAATCCACCTGAGGAGCCACACGGGTGAGAAACCGTATGTGTGTCAACACCCGGCCTGTCAGAAAGCCTTCAGCAACTCCAGCGATCGCGCCAAACACCAGCGCACGCACGTCGACACG AAACCGTATGCGTGTCAGATCTACGGCTGCACGAAACGCTACACAGACCCCAGCTCGCTGCGCAAGCACGTCAAGTCCCACTCCTTCAAAGAGCAACAAGCCAGAAAGAAG TTGAGACGCAGCACTGAGATCAATCAGGACGGACTCACTGAATGTTTGACCATTCAGCCACTGCAGCATAACCTCTCCCCACTGGACCTGATTGAGACCAAGCACCAGTCACCCACTGATGATATGTACACAG GTGTCTTTACTGTAAACCAGCCCAGCCAAACTCCTAACCTGCACAGTGCAATGCAGATCACAGCTGGTCCACAGACCCACCAGAACCATCAGAATCTGCTCTCCCCAAACGGACCCCATATGCCATTGCCTCGCTTACTGCAGAATAACAACAG